The Lentisphaera araneosa HTCC2155 genome has a window encoding:
- a CDS encoding RecQ family ATP-dependent DNA helicase → MNSLTESLKEKFGFGQFREGQEQTISQLLQGQSSLAIFPTGSGKSLCYQLAALHLPKLTLVVSPLLALIKDQVDFLHSKGIAASSIDSTQSFEQQRMTQEGIRRGEIKILMVSVERFKNERFRNFIEGIELSMLVVDEAHCISEWGHNFRPDYLKLPDYRNQFQIPLVLLLTATATRKVKEDMCRKFSIDPQNIVQTGFYRSNLDLSILPTAQNEKLNKLGEILQAQSGSGIVYVTLQNSAEEVASFLAQRGLNAVAYHAGLGNDKRQMIQSQFMESQDQIIVATIAFGMGIDKSDIRFVIHFDLPKSIENYSQEIGRAGRDGLKSQCLTLANLDGLTTVENFVYGDTPEPSGVAHVINAIQKESLQGRWEVQLNTLSSASNIRQLPLKTLLVQLELLGVIKSLFSYYADFRFKFNLEENEILQKFKGERQEYLSKIFQSSSRKRVWCEPNFQQVSGERNRMVTALEYLHEKNWIILESKKITDVYQVNETELNDSSLVDSLSQYFLQKEASEIKRIANLVKFFESQKCLSCGLAKYFDDQDAVTQCGHCSVCRGQLAKLSYSQAVSLPSQEQVQQYLEDFKQKLPSGSQYQMSSELFCRFLAGIKVPAFSRNKVQSLEGFAACEKVPFAKIRELIALAF, encoded by the coding sequence ATGAATTCCTTAACTGAATCACTAAAAGAAAAATTTGGTTTTGGGCAATTTCGCGAAGGCCAAGAACAGACGATTAGTCAATTGCTTCAGGGGCAAAGTAGCTTGGCTATCTTTCCCACGGGCTCAGGCAAATCACTTTGTTATCAACTCGCGGCGTTGCACTTGCCCAAGCTCACCTTGGTGGTGTCTCCCTTGCTGGCTTTGATTAAAGACCAGGTGGATTTTCTTCATTCTAAAGGTATTGCGGCGTCGAGTATAGATTCGACTCAGAGTTTTGAGCAACAGCGTATGACTCAAGAAGGTATTCGACGAGGCGAAATTAAGATACTTATGGTGTCAGTCGAACGCTTCAAGAATGAGCGTTTTCGAAATTTTATTGAAGGCATTGAGCTCTCGATGCTCGTGGTCGATGAAGCACATTGTATATCGGAATGGGGACATAATTTTCGTCCAGATTATCTCAAGCTTCCCGATTACAGGAATCAGTTTCAGATTCCCTTAGTGCTTTTGCTGACGGCGACGGCAACGCGAAAAGTGAAAGAAGATATGTGTCGGAAGTTTTCGATTGATCCTCAGAATATTGTTCAGACAGGTTTTTATCGCAGCAATTTAGATTTGAGTATTTTGCCAACAGCGCAAAATGAGAAATTAAATAAGCTCGGCGAAATCTTGCAGGCGCAGAGTGGTTCGGGCATTGTTTATGTGACTTTGCAGAACAGTGCAGAAGAAGTGGCGAGTTTTCTCGCTCAGCGAGGGCTCAATGCCGTGGCTTATCACGCCGGTTTAGGCAATGATAAGCGTCAAATGATTCAGTCCCAATTTATGGAAAGTCAGGATCAAATTATTGTGGCCACTATTGCCTTTGGTATGGGGATTGATAAGTCCGATATACGCTTTGTGATTCATTTTGATTTACCGAAATCCATCGAGAATTACAGCCAAGAAATTGGTCGTGCAGGGCGTGATGGCTTGAAGTCCCAATGTTTAACCTTGGCGAATTTGGATGGTTTAACCACGGTTGAGAATTTTGTTTATGGTGATACACCTGAGCCCAGTGGCGTCGCTCATGTGATTAATGCGATTCAAAAGGAAAGTCTGCAGGGACGCTGGGAAGTTCAGCTCAACACACTCTCAAGTGCGAGTAATATTCGTCAATTGCCGCTAAAAACACTTTTGGTCCAACTTGAGTTGTTAGGTGTTATTAAATCACTCTTTTCTTACTACGCTGATTTCCGCTTTAAATTTAATTTAGAGGAAAATGAAATCCTTCAAAAATTTAAGGGTGAACGCCAAGAGTATTTGAGTAAGATCTTTCAATCATCGTCGCGAAAACGCGTTTGGTGTGAGCCTAATTTCCAACAAGTGAGCGGGGAGCGCAATCGCATGGTGACCGCGCTTGAATACTTACATGAAAAGAACTGGATTATCCTTGAGAGTAAAAAGATTACTGACGTCTATCAAGTGAATGAAACCGAACTCAATGATTCATCTTTAGTGGATTCCCTGTCGCAATACTTTTTGCAAAAAGAAGCGAGCGAAATCAAACGCATTGCGAATTTGGTGAAATTTTTTGAATCGCAGAAATGTCTGAGTTGTGGACTAGCCAAATACTTTGATGATCAAGATGCGGTGACTCAATGTGGGCATTGTTCTGTCTGTCGAGGTCAGTTAGCTAAGTTAAGTTATTCCCAAGCAGTTTCTTTGCCTAGCCAAGAGCAAGTGCAGCAATACCTAGAGGACTTCAAACAAAAGTTACCAAGTGGGAGTCAATACCAAATGAGTTCAGAGCTCTTTTGTCGCTTCTTGGCAGGGATTAAAGTCCCAGCCTTTAGCCGCAATAAAGTTCAGTCCCTAGAAGGATTTGCCGCCTGTGAAAAAGTGCCCTTTGCAAAGATTCGAGAGCTTATTGCCCTAGCTTTTTGA